In Enoplosus armatus isolate fEnoArm2 chromosome 2, fEnoArm2.hap1, whole genome shotgun sequence, one DNA window encodes the following:
- the chchd10 gene encoding coiled-coil-helix-coiled-coil-helix domain-containing protein 10, mitochondrial has translation MARGSRSRTSAPASPAPSHAPAPAHPPPAALAQAPAPSQGPGLMAQMASTAAGVAVGSAVGHVVGSALTGAFSGGSSSSSEPAKPTYQEPPRPAPSQPGPCHFEVRQFLDCATNQTDLSLCEGFNEALKQCKYSHGVTSLV, from the exons ATGGCCCGAGGAAGCCGCAGCCGCACCTCAGCTCCGGCCAG CCCAGCTCCATCCCATGCTCCCGCCCCAGCTCATCCACCTCCTGCCGCCCTGGCCCAGGCTCCGGCTCCGTCCCAGGGGCCAGGCCTCATGGCCCAGATGGCCAGCACGGCCGCCGGGGTGGCAGTGGGCTCGGCCGTGGGCCACGTCGTCGGCAGCGCCCTCACAGGAGCTTTCAGcgggggcagcagcagcagttcgGAGCCAGCCAAGCCTACATACCAG GAGCCCCCCCGGCCTGCTCCATCCCAGCCAGGCCCCTGTCACTTTGAGGTCAGGCAGTTCCTGGACTGCGCCACCAACCAGACTGACCTGAGCTTATGCGAGGGCTTCAATGAGGCCCTCAAACAGTGCAAGTACTCCCACG